CGAGAGAGGGGTATAACGATAGCGACAGCGCATGTTGAGTATGAGACGGACAAGCGTCATTATGCGCATGTAGATTGTCCTGGGCATGCTGATTATATTAAGAATATGATAACGGGAGCAGCTCAGATGGATGGGGCGATATTGGTGGTAGCGGCTACAGATGGTCCTATGCCTCAGACAAG
Above is a window of Desulfonauticus submarinus DNA encoding:
- a CDS encoding GTP-binding protein, giving the protein MGKAKFERKKPHVNIGTIGHIDHGKTTLTAAITKILAMKGEAEYIPFDEIDKAPEERERGITIATAHVEYETDKRHYAHVDCPGHADYIKNMITGAAQMDGAILVVAATDGPMPQT